CGGACTCCGCGTCGCCTGAGATGATTGCCCCGTCCGGAGAAATACCGGAAATACAAAAGTGCGCCCACCGGCACATAAAGTCGGCGAGAGCACTTGAAGTTTTCGGGAACCACAACTGCAACTGAAGGACACACTAGCACGGTGGATCCGGCCGAGTACGGGCTGTCCCGGAGAACCGGGCGGGCGCACGGGAAAATCACGCGAGTCGCCGGAGAATTTTCCGGATCCGCGATCGGGGAATATTCTCCGGTTCTTCACCGGACCGTGTCCCGGCGACGTGCCGCGGTGCGTCCGAAAACCGTTCCGGGGAGCGTGCGCGGGGCCGTTCGGCGGGCGGCGTTCAGGGGGCGCGGACGTACGGCGTGGTCGTGGCCAGTTCCGCGAAGCCGAGCCGCCGCAGGATGGGCCGGCTCTCGCGCGACGCGTCGACCTGGAGATAGCGGTAGCCCCGTTCGGCGGCCAGCCGGGTACGGAAGGCGACCAGCGCGCGGTAGAGACCCCGGCCGCGCCAGCCGGGGACGGTGCCGCCGCCCCAGAGACCGGCGAAGTCCGTACCGGGCGGCAGCTCCATCCGGGCCGCGCTGACCGGGGTGTCGCCGGCGAGGGCGACCACCGCCGCCACACTGCCCGGCGCGGCGGCGAGTTGGCCCAGCAGCCGCTCACGGGTGTGCGCCCGGTCCTCGCCGAACGCCCGCTCGTGGACCTCGGCCATCAGCTCCACGCCCGCCGCGTCGGTCACCGCGACCAGCCGCACCCCGTCGGGCAGCGGGACATGACCGGGCAGCCCGGCGGTCTCGGCGATCATCAGGGTCTCCGGCGGTTCGGGAGTGAATCCGGCCGCGAGAAGCCGTCCGGCGAGGTCGGCGGGCCCGTCGTAGGAGTAGAGCTTCCACTCGAACTCCAGCCCCAGCGAGGCGAAATGGCGTATCTGCCCGGCGATCGCGGCATCCGCGGAGTCCGCGTCGAGAGCGGACCACAGCACGCCGTTCCAGCCGCCTTCCGGCGCCGCGCCGGGGCCGCCGACCGTCTGCCGGACGACCGCGCCGACCCGTTCGACCACGGCTCCGGGGCCGTCGGCCGGGGCTTCCCTGCGCATCTGGCGGTCGAACCGCGCGCGTACGTCCTCCGTGTCCATCCGCCCACCCCACCGGAGACCCGACCCCCACCGCAACCGGGTTGTCCGCGACGGCGTTGCTCAGGCCGCCCGGCGGGTCTCGGTGAGGCGGGCGAAGGCGACGACGTTGCCCTGGTACCCGGTCCGCTCCGTGTAGCCGCCGCCGCAGGTGATCAGGCGCAGTTCCGGTGCCCCGGTCGCGCGGTAGACGCTCCTGGCGGGGAAGTCCCGCTTGGGGAAGCCCTCGACGCCGTAGACGGTGAACACCGCCGTGGTGCCGTCGGCACGGCTCACCTCGACCCGGCTGCCCCGGGCGATCCTGCCCAGGTCGTAGAAGACCGCCGGGCCCTTCCCGGTGTCGACATGGCCCACGATCACCGAGGTGCCCTGCTCGCCGGGGGTGACCGATCCCCGGAAGTGGCCCGCGAGTCCGGGCCGGTCGGCGGGCGGCGCGTCGATCCAGCCGTCCGCGTCCAGGGACACCCGGGTGAGCGGCGCGTCGACGCGTACGGAGGGGATGCGGAGCCGGGTCGCGGGGGAGAGCGGCAGCGGCGGCGCCGCCCGTGCCGCCGTGCCCGCCGGTTTCGGCATCGGGACCGGCCGCGCGCCCGTCCGGGCGTTCGCCTCGGCCCCGGCGGGCCCCGGCGGCAGCACGACCCGGCCCTCCACGCTGAGCCGGACCACGAAGACGCCCACCAGCAGGAGCAGGACGAGCGACGCCCACCGGGAGGCCCGGAGCCGTTCCGTCTCGGTCACCGGGAGCCGTTCGCCGACCGGTCGCG
Above is a window of Streptomyces sp. NBC_01498 DNA encoding:
- a CDS encoding GNAT family N-acetyltransferase, whose amino-acid sequence is MDTEDVRARFDRQMRREAPADGPGAVVERVGAVVRQTVGGPGAAPEGGWNGVLWSALDADSADAAIAGQIRHFASLGLEFEWKLYSYDGPADLAGRLLAAGFTPEPPETLMIAETAGLPGHVPLPDGVRLVAVTDAAGVELMAEVHERAFGEDRAHTRERLLGQLAAAPGSVAAVVALAGDTPVSAARMELPPGTDFAGLWGGGTVPGWRGRGLYRALVAFRTRLAAERGYRYLQVDASRESRPILRRLGFAELATTTPYVRAP
- a CDS encoding class F sortase translates to MTETERLRASRWASLVLLLLVGVFVVRLSVEGRVVLPPGPAGAEANARTGARPVPMPKPAGTAARAAPPLPLSPATRLRIPSVRVDAPLTRVSLDADGWIDAPPADRPGLAGHFRGSVTPGEQGTSVIVGHVDTGKGPAVFYDLGRIARGSRVEVSRADGTTAVFTVYGVEGFPKRDFPARSVYRATGAPELRLITCGGGYTERTGYQGNVVAFARLTETRRAA